The Streptomyces sp. NBC_00162 genome window below encodes:
- a CDS encoding ABC transporter permease translates to MARRNRSGTARPPGAGPAVSGARLWTWLMLPGTLWMTGFLLASLLLVATLAFGTTDPLGNPRFGLNTDNFAALADPAYRTVLLRSLGYALITCLICLAVAYPVAYAIALHGGRFKNLLIAAIVVPFFANYLVRMYGWSVVLSDDGPLLKALRAIGIADDGTKILQTGPGVIAGLVYGFVVFMIIPLYAAMERMDTSLIEAGRDLYGGPLRTFLFVTVPATRQGAAAGCVLVFLPAMGDFVSAQLMGGPDQIMIGNLIQDKFFQGQNWPLGSALTMLLMAVLLFGMLGYLRRTRKDEAEAVR, encoded by the coding sequence ATGGCACGACGCAACCGATCCGGCACGGCCCGTCCGCCGGGCGCGGGACCGGCCGTCTCGGGGGCGAGGCTGTGGACCTGGCTCATGCTCCCCGGCACCCTCTGGATGACCGGGTTCCTCCTCGCCTCCCTCCTCCTGGTGGCCACCCTCGCGTTCGGCACCACCGACCCGCTCGGAAACCCGCGCTTCGGGCTCAACACCGACAACTTCGCCGCACTGGCGGACCCGGCCTACCGCACCGTCCTGCTGCGCTCCCTCGGCTACGCGCTGATCACCTGCCTCATCTGCCTGGCCGTGGCCTACCCGGTCGCCTACGCCATCGCGCTGCACGGCGGACGCTTCAAGAACCTGCTGATCGCCGCGATCGTCGTGCCGTTCTTCGCCAACTACCTGGTGCGCATGTACGGCTGGTCCGTCGTCCTCTCCGACGACGGGCCGCTGCTGAAGGCCCTGCGCGCCATCGGCATCGCCGACGACGGCACCAAGATCCTCCAGACCGGGCCGGGCGTCATCGCGGGACTCGTCTACGGCTTCGTCGTCTTCATGATCATCCCGCTGTACGCGGCCATGGAACGCATGGACACCTCGCTCATCGAGGCCGGACGCGACCTCTACGGCGGCCCCTTGCGGACCTTCCTCTTCGTCACCGTCCCCGCCACCCGGCAGGGCGCGGCCGCCGGCTGCGTCCTCGTATTCCTGCCCGCCATGGGCGACTTCGTCAGCGCCCAGCTCATGGGAGGCCCCGACCAGATCATGATCGGCAACCTGATCCAGGACAAGTTCTTCCAGGGCCAGAACTGGCCGCTCGGCTCGGCCCTGACCATGCTGCTGATGGCGGTCCTGCTGTTCGGGATGCTGGGCTATCTGCGGCGCACCCGCAAGGACGAGGCGGAGGCGGTCCGATGA
- a CDS encoding ABC transporter permease, which yields MTLRPAAQADLRPPADPAEHRGLPAADGTRARPARRPRRRRRGADRRPRFAIAVTAAFFALLYLPVVVVVLFSFNSQKSLTVFEDVSLRWYSAFLRDDVLIDSLGMSLRVSLVAMAGSLVLGVALALGLVRNRSRLGSFAGLVMLVPLITPEIVTGVAAMMLFKGLGITLSTTTVMLAEITFSISYVTVILRSRIAALNPEVEEAAMDLGATRRQALFLVTLPALLPSILASGVLIFALVFDDFVLAYFTTGVDPQPLSVRIYSAIRFGVQPTINAVGTLMLVGSIGLIVLALAIPRLFGRRGGLDLLSGK from the coding sequence ATGACCCTGCGCCCCGCCGCCCAGGCCGACCTCCGGCCGCCGGCCGACCCGGCCGAACACCGCGGGCTCCCGGCCGCCGACGGGACACGGGCGAGGCCCGCCCGCCGGCCGCGCCGCCGCCGACGCGGGGCCGACCGCCGGCCCCGTTTCGCCATCGCCGTCACCGCCGCCTTCTTCGCGCTGCTCTACCTCCCCGTCGTCGTCGTCGTCCTGTTCTCCTTCAACTCGCAGAAGTCCCTCACCGTCTTCGAGGACGTCAGCCTCCGCTGGTACAGCGCGTTCCTCCGCGACGACGTACTCATCGACTCGCTCGGGATGAGCCTGCGGGTGTCCCTGGTCGCCATGGCCGGCTCGCTCGTCCTCGGCGTGGCCCTGGCCCTTGGCCTCGTACGCAACCGGAGCCGCCTCGGCTCCTTCGCCGGCCTGGTCATGCTCGTCCCGCTGATCACCCCGGAGATCGTCACCGGCGTCGCGGCGATGATGCTCTTCAAGGGCCTCGGCATCACCCTGTCCACCACCACCGTGATGCTCGCCGAGATCACCTTCTCCATCTCCTACGTGACGGTCATCCTGCGCTCCCGCATCGCCGCCCTCAACCCGGAGGTCGAGGAGGCCGCGATGGACCTCGGCGCCACCCGCCGGCAGGCCCTGTTCCTGGTCACACTGCCCGCGCTGCTCCCCAGCATCCTCGCGTCCGGGGTGCTGATCTTCGCCCTGGTCTTCGACGACTTCGTCCTCGCCTACTTCACCACCGGCGTCGACCCGCAGCCGCTGTCCGTCCGCATCTACTCGGCGATCAGGTTCGGCGTCCAGCCCACCATCAACGCCGTCGGCACCCTGATGCTCGTCGGATCCATCGGCCTCATCGTGCTCGCGCTCGCCATCCCGCGCCTGTTCGGCCGCCGCGGCGGCCTCGATCTTCTCTCAGGGAAGTGA
- a CDS encoding ABC transporter ATP-binding protein: MQDPHPHPQPQPQPQPHAHPDPQPHPNPAVRLDRVSKQYPNSDAYAVHDVTLDVAPGEFFSLLGPSGCGKTTLLRMTGGFADPTEGSVLLDGQDVTGLPPNKRNVNTVFQSYALFDHLSLADNVAFGLKRKGVARPEIRERVADMLDLVQLGGLAGRKPPTLSGGQRQRVALARALVNRPQVLLLDEPLAALDLKLRRRMQVELKQIQREVGITFVFVTHDQDEALTMSDRLAVMNEGRIEQCGTPEDVYERPTSSFVASFMGTSNLVPGTYRSGRVVLDQGPALPVGPRSGVPDGSRVSLSIRPEKIWLSDFEPGMAQVSGVVRETVYCGPTTTYLIELAPGVTVSVLEQNTVRSRMEDRWSGGEQVEIGWKPEHCLVLD, translated from the coding sequence ATGCAGGACCCGCACCCGCACCCGCAGCCGCAGCCGCAGCCGCAGCCTCACGCTCACCCCGACCCTCAGCCGCACCCGAATCCCGCCGTCCGGCTCGACCGGGTCAGCAAGCAGTACCCCAACTCCGACGCCTACGCCGTCCACGACGTCACCCTCGACGTCGCCCCGGGCGAGTTCTTCTCCCTCCTCGGCCCGTCCGGCTGCGGCAAGACCACCCTGCTGCGGATGACCGGCGGCTTCGCCGACCCCACGGAAGGCAGCGTCCTGCTCGACGGCCAGGACGTCACCGGCCTCCCGCCCAACAAGCGCAACGTCAACACCGTCTTCCAGAGCTACGCCCTCTTCGACCACCTCTCACTGGCCGACAACGTGGCCTTCGGCCTCAAGCGCAAGGGCGTGGCCCGCCCCGAGATCCGCGAACGGGTCGCCGACATGCTCGACCTCGTCCAGCTCGGGGGACTGGCCGGCCGCAAGCCGCCCACGCTCTCCGGCGGCCAGCGACAGCGCGTCGCCCTCGCCCGCGCCCTGGTCAACCGGCCGCAAGTCCTGCTGCTGGACGAGCCGCTGGCCGCGCTCGACCTCAAACTCCGCCGCCGGATGCAGGTCGAGCTCAAGCAGATCCAGCGCGAGGTCGGCATCACCTTCGTCTTCGTCACCCACGACCAGGACGAAGCCCTGACCATGTCCGACCGCCTCGCGGTCATGAACGAGGGACGCATCGAGCAGTGCGGCACGCCCGAGGACGTCTACGAGCGCCCGACGAGCAGCTTCGTGGCCTCCTTCATGGGCACCTCCAACCTCGTCCCCGGCACCTACCGCTCGGGCCGGGTCGTCCTCGACCAGGGCCCCGCCCTGCCCGTCGGCCCCCGGTCCGGCGTCCCCGACGGCAGCCGGGTCAGCCTCTCCATCCGCCCCGAGAAGATCTGGCTCTCCGACTTCGAACCGGGCATGGCCCAGGTGAGCGGAGTCGTCCGGGAGACCGTCTACTGCGGCCCGACCACCACCTACCTCATCGAACTGGCCCCCGGAGTCACGGTGTCCGTGCTGGAGCAGAACACCGTCCGCTCCCGCATGGAGGACCGCTGGAGCGGCGGCGAGCAGGTCGAGATCGGCTGGAAGCCCGAGCACTGCCTGGTCCTCGACTGA
- a CDS encoding flavin monoamine oxidase family protein has product MNHDVIVLGAGLAGLAAARDLAAGGADVLVVEARDRVGGRVEQTALPDGRLVQLGGEVVGRAHTAYTALAAELGLTLVPSYVAEPGALVRATPEGVGAGDPPHWFGGGDEACHAKVTAAFTALAATVDAADPWSHPEATPLDRLSVGDWLRSQGATQAVVRLWEIGQLALADGACERTSLLAALRKHAAVPGTGHYEYEAWEGLRCAEGSATVALRMAEALGGRIRTGSPVEAVTVRRPGRCSVRLAGGETLTADAVVSALPVGPLRSVAVTGVSDERLAALHRQRHALAAKFTAAYDRPFWRDRGLSGLSECEGVLGSTWPQSEGILSALVPPERYGVLLGMPAPLRTAELLADIARLYGDEAHHPLATYVRLWGTDPWTQGYVTQWTPGDVMAVGPRHGTHEPPFYVCGSDQWVAGYMEGAVRTGREAAKEALSRG; this is encoded by the coding sequence ATGAACCACGACGTCATCGTGCTCGGCGCCGGACTGGCCGGTCTCGCCGCCGCGCGCGACCTGGCCGCAGGCGGGGCCGACGTCCTCGTCGTCGAGGCCCGCGACCGGGTCGGCGGACGTGTCGAACAGACCGCCCTCCCCGACGGCCGGCTGGTCCAGCTCGGCGGGGAGGTGGTGGGCCGGGCCCACACCGCCTACACCGCCCTCGCCGCGGAACTGGGCCTCACCCTGGTCCCCAGCTACGTCGCCGAGCCCGGCGCCCTCGTCCGCGCCACCCCCGAAGGAGTCGGTGCCGGAGACCCGCCCCACTGGTTCGGGGGTGGCGACGAAGCCTGCCACGCCAAGGTCACCGCCGCCTTCACCGCGCTCGCCGCCACCGTCGATGCGGCCGACCCCTGGTCCCACCCCGAGGCCACGCCCCTCGACCGGCTCTCCGTCGGCGACTGGCTGCGCTCGCAGGGAGCCACCCAGGCCGTCGTACGTCTCTGGGAGATCGGCCAACTGGCCCTCGCCGACGGCGCTTGCGAACGGACCTCGCTGCTCGCCGCCCTCCGCAAGCACGCCGCCGTACCCGGCACGGGCCACTACGAGTACGAGGCCTGGGAAGGCCTGCGATGCGCCGAGGGATCGGCGACCGTGGCCCTGCGCATGGCCGAGGCCCTCGGCGGGCGGATACGTACGGGCTCACCCGTCGAGGCGGTCACGGTACGGCGACCAGGCCGCTGCTCCGTACGCCTGGCGGGCGGCGAGACCCTGACCGCCGACGCCGTGGTCAGCGCGCTCCCGGTCGGCCCGCTCCGCTCGGTCGCCGTCACCGGAGTCTCCGACGAACGCCTCGCCGCACTGCATCGCCAACGCCACGCCCTCGCGGCCAAGTTCACCGCCGCGTACGACAGACCCTTCTGGCGCGACCGCGGCCTCAGCGGCCTCTCCGAATGCGAAGGTGTCCTCGGCAGCACCTGGCCGCAGAGCGAAGGCATCCTCTCCGCCCTGGTCCCGCCCGAGCGCTACGGCGTCCTGCTCGGCATGCCCGCTCCCCTGCGCACCGCCGAACTGCTGGCCGACATCGCGCGCCTCTACGGCGACGAGGCGCACCATCCGCTCGCCACGTACGTACGCCTGTGGGGCACCGACCCGTGGACCCAGGGGTACGTCACCCAGTGGACCCCCGGTGACGTCATGGCCGTCGGCCCCCGGCACGGCACCCACGAACCCCCCTTCTACGTCTGCGGATCCGACCAGTGGGTGGCCGGCTACATGGAAGGCGCCGTACGCACCGGACGCGAGGCCGCCAAGGAGGCGCTGAGCCGTGGCTGA
- a CDS encoding aminobutyraldehyde dehydrogenase: protein MADTLYNHIGGVDRPAASGATMALTDPATGRVHRHAPRSGPADTDEACAAAAAAYAHWSTTTPAARQRALLGIADAIEAHTDAFVAAETGDTGKPADQFRNEELPAIVDTVRYFAGAARNLPGAAAAEYTEGRTSLLRREPVGVCAQITPWNYPLMMAAWKIAPAIAAGNTTVLKPADTTPSSSALLAQIAAGHLPPGVLNLVCGDRDTGRALTAHPAVALIAVTGSVRAGREIAAAAAAGLKRVHLELGGNAPVLVHEDVDVEATAAALAAVAYYNAGQDCTAPTRLLVHRRIHDVFLAAFAAEAARLRTGVDFGPLNNAAQLASVQALLDRLPAHAEIVTGGSRLPRPGFFHEPTVVAGVRQDDEIVQEEIFGPVVTVQPFADEAEALCLANGVRFGLAASVWTTDHDRAMRATRALHTGIVWVNTHGTTVSEMPHGGVKHSGYGSDLSLSGLLDYTQAKHVML from the coding sequence GTGGCTGACACCCTGTACAACCACATCGGGGGAGTGGACCGCCCCGCCGCCTCGGGCGCGACGATGGCCCTGACCGACCCCGCCACCGGCCGGGTGCACCGCCACGCACCGCGCTCCGGCCCGGCCGACACGGACGAGGCCTGCGCCGCGGCGGCAGCGGCGTACGCGCACTGGTCCACGACCACCCCGGCCGCCCGGCAGCGCGCCCTGCTCGGCATCGCCGACGCCATCGAGGCGCACACGGACGCCTTCGTGGCCGCCGAAACCGGGGACACCGGCAAGCCTGCCGACCAGTTCAGGAACGAGGAACTGCCCGCGATCGTCGACACCGTCCGCTACTTCGCCGGAGCCGCGCGGAACCTCCCGGGCGCCGCCGCGGCCGAGTACACCGAGGGCCGCACCTCCCTGCTGCGCCGCGAACCGGTGGGCGTCTGCGCCCAGATCACCCCTTGGAACTACCCGCTGATGATGGCCGCATGGAAGATCGCCCCGGCGATCGCCGCCGGAAACACCACCGTGCTCAAGCCCGCGGACACCACCCCCTCCTCGTCCGCGCTGCTGGCCCAGATCGCCGCGGGACACCTGCCGCCGGGCGTGCTGAACCTCGTCTGCGGCGACCGAGACACGGGCCGGGCCCTCACCGCCCACCCGGCGGTCGCCCTGATCGCCGTCACCGGCAGCGTCCGCGCCGGCCGGGAGATCGCGGCGGCCGCCGCGGCCGGCCTCAAGCGGGTCCACCTGGAACTCGGCGGCAACGCCCCCGTCCTGGTCCACGAGGACGTGGACGTGGAGGCCACCGCCGCAGCCCTCGCCGCCGTCGCCTACTACAACGCCGGCCAGGACTGCACCGCGCCCACCCGGCTCCTGGTCCACCGCCGGATCCACGACGTCTTCCTCGCGGCCTTCGCCGCCGAAGCGGCACGGCTCCGTACCGGCGTCGACTTCGGGCCCCTCAACAACGCGGCCCAACTCGCCTCGGTGCAGGCCCTGCTGGACCGCCTGCCGGCCCACGCCGAGATCGTCACCGGCGGCAGCCGACTCCCGCGCCCCGGCTTCTTCCACGAGCCCACGGTGGTCGCGGGTGTCCGCCAGGACGACGAGATCGTGCAGGAGGAGATCTTCGGCCCGGTGGTGACCGTCCAGCCCTTCGCCGACGAGGCCGAGGCTCTGTGCCTCGCCAACGGCGTGCGCTTCGGCCTGGCCGCGAGCGTGTGGACCACCGACCACGACCGCGCGATGCGTGCCACCCGCGCCCTCCACACCGGCATCGTCTGGGTGAACACCCACGGCACCACCGTCTCCGAGATGCCGCATGGCGGAGTCAAGCACTCCGGCTACGGCAGTGACCTCTCCCTGTCCGGCCTCCTGGACTACACCCAGGCCAAACACGTCATGCTGTGA
- a CDS encoding SRPBCC family protein, producing the protein MPRTFTVSDSIVVHVRPADVYRHVSDPARMGDWSPENLGATVHGGAAGETRVGTVFDGRNKRGAFRWTTRCTVTAVEKDRLFRFRVHAIGIRRPRIPGPIATWEYRFESVPEGTRVTETWTDDRRSWPDFAAHAFDRVATRGHTFADFQRRNISTTLRNLKKALEPASDSA; encoded by the coding sequence ATGCCTCGTACGTTCACGGTGTCCGACAGCATCGTCGTCCATGTCCGTCCCGCCGACGTCTACCGGCACGTTTCCGATCCCGCGCGGATGGGTGACTGGAGCCCGGAGAACCTCGGCGCCACCGTCCACGGCGGCGCCGCCGGAGAGACCCGCGTCGGGACGGTCTTCGACGGGCGGAACAAGCGCGGGGCCTTCCGATGGACCACTCGGTGCACGGTGACGGCGGTCGAGAAGGACCGGCTGTTCAGGTTCCGGGTGCACGCCATCGGGATCCGGCGTCCGCGGATACCCGGCCCGATCGCCACGTGGGAGTACCGGTTCGAGTCCGTTCCGGAGGGCACCCGGGTGACCGAGACGTGGACCGACGACCGCCGCTCGTGGCCGGACTTCGCGGCCCACGCCTTCGACCGGGTCGCGACGCGGGGACACACCTTCGCCGATTTCCAGCGCAGGAACATCAGCACCACGCTGCGCAACCTCAAGAAGGCCCTGGAGCCGGCGTCCGACAGCGCATGA
- a CDS encoding MerR family transcriptional regulator, whose translation MRIGELATRTGVSVRALRYYEEQNLLASERSPSGQRRYPDSAVDRVLLIQQLYAAGLASRSIVELLPCVVTGEVTPELLDRLTAERDRIDTRIGNLASTRDKLDSIITATATTLQTGRPCP comes from the coding sequence ATGCGCATCGGGGAACTCGCCACCAGGACAGGCGTGAGCGTGCGGGCACTGCGGTACTACGAAGAGCAGAACCTGCTGGCCTCCGAACGCAGCCCCAGCGGTCAGCGGCGCTATCCGGACAGCGCGGTCGACCGCGTCCTGCTGATCCAGCAGCTGTACGCGGCAGGGCTGGCGAGCAGGTCGATCGTGGAACTGCTGCCGTGCGTCGTGACCGGTGAGGTGACGCCCGAGCTGCTCGACCGGCTGACGGCCGAGCGGGACCGCATCGACACCCGGATCGGCAATCTGGCCAGCACCCGGGACAAGCTCGACAGCATCATCACCGCGACTGCCACCACCCTGCAGACCGGCCGCCCCTGCCCCTGA
- a CDS encoding agmatine deiminase family protein translates to MHPFRQPTIGVPVSFLDPTRRTALRTLAGIGALVAGSSACGPSGGGAKAGATGGPSQPAAAGKRRLGAEWESHARTFMSWPALSSVWEGDLPYVREDIARIARAVGEYEAVVMMARPDQADAAQRACGSQVEVIPLAVDDLWARDTVPVFAEQDGKVVGVDFNFNGWGNKQEHKNDGVVGRDLLQKYGIPRVQAPLVAEGGSFEPDGEGTLLITESSIVNDNRNRGKSRDTIEGELKQTLGVEKVVWLAGVRGEDITDAHVDSLVRFTAPGVVLLDRAHPSTPPDSWSRSADQAKSVLSKATDARGRHFEVIDLPQPDLNRITGQGDDFVSTYANFYIANDAVFMPAFGDRKADDRARGLLQEHFPKRDIVPVAIDTIASGGGGIHCSTHDQPGKPAA, encoded by the coding sequence ATGCACCCCTTCCGCCAGCCCACGATCGGAGTTCCCGTGTCCTTCCTCGACCCCACCCGTCGGACCGCGCTTCGCACCCTCGCCGGAATCGGCGCCCTCGTCGCGGGCTCCTCGGCCTGCGGCCCCTCCGGAGGCGGAGCGAAGGCCGGCGCCACCGGCGGGCCCTCCCAGCCCGCCGCTGCCGGCAAGCGCCGGCTGGGCGCCGAGTGGGAGAGCCACGCCCGTACGTTCATGTCCTGGCCGGCGCTGTCCTCGGTCTGGGAGGGAGACCTGCCCTACGTGCGCGAGGACATCGCGCGGATCGCGCGGGCCGTCGGGGAGTACGAGGCGGTCGTCATGATGGCCCGGCCCGATCAGGCGGACGCGGCACAGCGGGCGTGCGGCTCGCAGGTCGAGGTGATCCCGCTGGCCGTCGACGACCTCTGGGCGCGCGACACCGTCCCCGTCTTCGCCGAGCAGGACGGCAAGGTCGTCGGGGTCGACTTCAACTTCAACGGCTGGGGCAACAAGCAGGAGCACAAGAACGACGGGGTCGTGGGCCGCGACCTGCTCCAGAAGTACGGGATCCCCCGGGTCCAGGCCCCGCTGGTCGCGGAGGGCGGATCCTTCGAGCCCGACGGTGAGGGCACCCTGCTGATCACCGAGAGCTCGATCGTCAACGACAACCGCAACCGGGGCAAGAGCCGGGACACCATCGAGGGCGAACTCAAACAGACCCTGGGGGTCGAGAAGGTGGTGTGGCTGGCCGGGGTACGCGGCGAGGACATCACGGATGCCCACGTGGACAGCCTGGTGCGCTTCACCGCGCCCGGTGTGGTCCTGCTGGACCGCGCGCACCCCAGCACCCCGCCGGACTCCTGGTCGCGCTCCGCCGACCAGGCCAAGTCCGTCCTGTCGAAGGCGACGGACGCCCGCGGCCGGCACTTCGAGGTCATCGACCTGCCGCAGCCCGACCTGAACAGGATCACGGGCCAGGGCGACGACTTCGTGTCGACCTACGCCAACTTCTACATCGCCAACGACGCCGTCTTCATGCCCGCGTTCGGGGACCGCAAGGCCGACGACCGGGCCCGCGGCCTCCTGCAGGAACACTTCCCCAAGCGGGACATCGTGCCGGTCGCGATCGACACGATCGCCTCGGGTGGCGGCGGCATCCACTGCTCGACCCACGACCAGCCCGGCAAGCCCGCCGCCTGA
- a CDS encoding intradiol ring-cleavage dioxygenase: MTENGISRTSRRAVLLAAGSAGVAALTAACSGPAGPRGAAGQASAPAPQAATQPPPKAQSPSPSGRSTPGCVLSVESGAGPYYLDLDRVRSDVTEGRDGVPFRLDLTVVRVSDGCRPVEGAAVDVWHADVSGVYSTGGDTFLRGTQVTDAAGRCAFRTIVPGWYAGLAPHIHFKVRPDRRTETTSQFFFPEELLLRVYALQPYARRSVPEHPNTRDSRYRESGAAMTLAPAPDGDGYRAAYTVGIA; this comes from the coding sequence ATGACCGAGAACGGCATTTCCCGGACCAGCCGACGCGCGGTACTGCTGGCCGCCGGATCGGCCGGGGTCGCCGCGCTGACGGCGGCCTGTTCGGGCCCGGCGGGCCCCCGGGGGGCAGCCGGACAGGCCTCGGCGCCCGCGCCCCAGGCCGCCACGCAGCCGCCGCCCAAGGCGCAGTCACCTTCGCCGTCGGGCAGGAGCACCCCGGGCTGCGTGCTCTCGGTGGAGTCGGGCGCGGGCCCGTACTACCTCGACCTGGACCGGGTCCGGTCGGACGTCACGGAGGGCCGGGACGGTGTGCCGTTCCGGCTGGACCTGACCGTGGTGCGGGTGTCGGACGGCTGCCGCCCGGTCGAGGGCGCCGCCGTCGACGTGTGGCACGCCGACGTCTCGGGCGTCTACTCCACCGGCGGGGACACCTTCCTGCGCGGCACGCAGGTCACGGACGCGGCCGGGCGGTGCGCGTTTCGCACGATCGTGCCCGGCTGGTACGCGGGGCTCGCGCCGCACATCCACTTCAAGGTGCGCCCCGACCGCCGCACCGAGACGACCTCGCAGTTCTTCTTCCCCGAGGAACTCCTGCTGAGGGTGTACGCGCTCCAGCCCTACGCCCGCCGCTCCGTGCCGGAGCACCCCAACACCCGCGACAGCCGCTACCGGGAATCCGGCGCCGCGATGACCCTGGCTCCCGCACCCGACGGCGACGGTTACCGGGCCGCGTACACCGTGGGCATCGCCTGA
- a CDS encoding YbaK/EbsC family protein: MRAPIGPFDNAVPAPDCLAELTAPVARAVGAWRGDVPAGQILYVDTDPAIADTAAFVAHYGQELLDQSANCVVVAAKRGGQTTLAACLVPSAGRVDVNGAVRRHLGARKVSFAPMETAVELTGMEYGGLTPLGLPDDWPLLVDAAVRDMPYVLIGSGRRRGKLIAPGKLLSELPGAELIEGLAV; encoded by the coding sequence ATGCGTGCTCCCATCGGCCCGTTCGACAACGCCGTCCCCGCCCCCGACTGTCTCGCCGAGCTCACCGCGCCCGTGGCGCGAGCGGTCGGCGCCTGGCGGGGAGACGTACCCGCCGGGCAGATCCTCTACGTGGACACCGACCCGGCCATCGCCGACACCGCCGCGTTCGTCGCGCACTACGGGCAGGAGCTGCTGGACCAGTCGGCGAACTGCGTGGTGGTGGCCGCCAAGCGCGGTGGCCAGACCACCCTCGCGGCCTGCTTGGTGCCCTCCGCCGGCCGGGTCGACGTCAACGGGGCCGTCCGGCGTCACCTGGGGGCGCGCAAGGTGTCCTTCGCCCCGATGGAGACGGCCGTGGAGCTGACGGGCATGGAGTACGGCGGCCTCACGCCGCTGGGGCTGCCGGACGACTGGCCGCTGCTGGTGGACGCGGCCGTCCGCGACATGCCGTACGTCCTGATCGGCAGCGGGCGCCGCCGCGGGAAGCTCATCGCGCCCGGCAAGCTGCTCTCGGAGCTCCCCGGCGCCGAACTGATCGAAGGTCTTGCCGTCTGA
- a CDS encoding putative quinol monooxygenase — MIFIVVKFPVKPEYVDQWPEKVAEFTRATRAEPGNLWFEWSRSLEEPDTYVLTEAFQDDAAEAHVTSDHFRTALETMRPLITRTPDIVSTTIAGATGWSRMGELQVD; from the coding sequence ATGATCTTCATTGTGGTGAAATTCCCCGTCAAGCCCGAATACGTCGACCAGTGGCCCGAGAAGGTCGCGGAGTTCACCCGCGCCACCCGTGCCGAGCCCGGCAACCTGTGGTTCGAGTGGTCCCGCAGCCTGGAGGAGCCGGACACCTACGTCCTGACCGAGGCGTTCCAGGACGACGCGGCGGAGGCACACGTGACCTCCGATCACTTCCGCACCGCCCTGGAGACCATGCGCCCCCTGATCACCCGGACGCCCGACATCGTCAGCACCACCATCGCGGGTGCGACCGGCTGGAGCCGGATGGGCGAGCTGCAGGTCGACTGA
- a CDS encoding S8 family peptidase, whose translation MSTHKHARTRSRGFRVLAVATGVATATGVCMLLSPLAGANTPAEGTVYGLGAPGALSGSYIVILDKNADQQALVKKYGGELKRTYTSAVNGFSASGLSETGAKRLAADPAVGKVVQNKKFSISSTQDNPPSWGLDRIDQTATAGDKKYTYPDAGGEGVTAYVIDTGVRISHKDFGGRATHGFDAVDNDQTADDGNGHGTHVAGTIAGTSHGVAKKAKVVAVRVLDDNGSGTTEQVVAGIDWVTKNHSGPSVANMSLGGGADEALDEAVRRSIAAGVTFGVAAGNESSDAGQGSPSRVPEAITVASSTADDSQSSFSNFGSVVDLYAPGSDITSAWNDSDSGTKTISGTSMATPHVVGAAALYLAGHKDASPSQVAQALTTGATPGKISNPSSGTPNKLLKVSEK comes from the coding sequence ATGTCAACTCACAAGCACGCACGCACCCGTTCACGCGGCTTCCGGGTCCTTGCAGTGGCCACGGGAGTCGCCACTGCAACCGGTGTCTGCATGCTGCTGTCCCCCCTCGCCGGCGCGAACACCCCGGCAGAGGGAACGGTCTACGGGCTCGGCGCACCCGGTGCGCTCAGCGGCAGCTACATCGTCATACTCGACAAGAACGCGGACCAGCAGGCACTCGTCAAGAAGTACGGCGGCGAGCTGAAGCGCACCTACACGTCCGCGGTCAACGGCTTCTCCGCATCCGGGCTTTCGGAGACCGGAGCCAAGCGCCTCGCCGCCGACCCGGCCGTGGGCAAGGTCGTCCAGAACAAGAAGTTCTCCATCAGCAGCACCCAGGACAACCCCCCGTCCTGGGGCCTCGACCGCATCGACCAGACGGCGACCGCCGGGGACAAGAAGTACACGTACCCCGACGCGGGCGGCGAGGGCGTCACGGCGTACGTCATCGACACCGGCGTACGCATCAGCCACAAGGACTTCGGCGGCCGGGCCACGCACGGCTTCGACGCCGTGGACAACGACCAGACCGCCGACGACGGCAACGGACACGGCACGCACGTCGCCGGGACCATCGCGGGCACCTCCCACGGGGTGGCCAAGAAGGCCAAGGTCGTCGCGGTCCGGGTGCTCGACGACAACGGGTCGGGCACCACCGAGCAGGTCGTGGCGGGCATCGACTGGGTGACGAAGAATCACAGCGGGCCCTCGGTGGCCAACATGAGCCTCGGCGGCGGCGCCGACGAGGCGCTGGACGAGGCCGTGCGCCGGTCGATAGCCGCCGGTGTCACCTTCGGCGTCGCGGCGGGCAACGAGTCCTCCGACGCCGGGCAGGGCTCTCCCTCGCGGGTCCCGGAGGCCATCACGGTGGCCTCCAGCACGGCCGACGACTCCCAGTCGTCGTTCTCCAACTTCGGTTCGGTCGTGGACCTCTACGCACCGGGCTCGGACATCACCTCCGCCTGGAACGACAGCGACAGCGGTACGAAGACCATCTCCGGCACCTCGATGGCCACCCCGCACGTGGTCGGTGCCGCGGCCCTCTACCTGGCCGGGCACAAGGACGCCTCGCCCTCGCAGGTCGCTCAGGCCCTGACCACGGGGGCGACCCCGGGGAAGATCAGCAACCCGAGCAGCGGAACCCCGAACAAGCTGCTGAAGGTCTCCGAGAAGTAG